One genomic region from Alteromonas pelagimontana encodes:
- a CDS encoding IS5 family transposase, whose amino-acid sequence MPRTMLTDAQWAMLSRVMYLSGRVYSKPEHRMTFEGILYRMRTGIPWRDLPSEFGDWSAIFRRFNLWSKKGVLAYMFEILSRDSDTQWLFLDGSIVKTHQHGCGAASDHDEAIGKSRGGNSTKIHLAVDSGGLPVYFELSGGQAHDVRFAESLVFNSPAAEIIVADKGYDSDGLRETIEATGTVSNIPRKANKKRGNAHMDWCLYKYRHLVENAFLKVKKYRAIATRYEKLARNYHSMVSLAFIMMWLPMYAE is encoded by the coding sequence ATGCCGAGAACTATGTTAACAGATGCCCAATGGGCGATGCTATCCCGCGTAATGTATTTGAGTGGCCGAGTCTATTCAAAGCCGGAACACAGAATGACATTTGAAGGAATACTTTATCGTATGAGAACAGGTATTCCATGGCGTGACTTACCCTCAGAGTTTGGTGATTGGAGCGCCATCTTCCGGCGATTCAATTTATGGTCGAAAAAGGGTGTGTTGGCCTATATGTTTGAAATATTAAGCCGCGACAGTGATACCCAATGGCTGTTTCTCGATGGCAGTATCGTTAAAACACATCAACACGGGTGCGGTGCTGCGAGTGATCATGATGAAGCGATAGGCAAAAGCCGGGGCGGGAACTCGACGAAAATCCACTTAGCAGTGGATAGTGGAGGATTACCTGTCTATTTTGAATTATCGGGTGGGCAAGCGCATGACGTACGCTTTGCCGAGTCATTAGTGTTCAACTCGCCGGCAGCCGAAATAATTGTGGCAGACAAGGGGTATGACAGTGATGGTTTGAGAGAGACCATTGAGGCAACAGGTACAGTATCTAACATCCCGAGAAAGGCGAATAAAAAGCGTGGTAATGCGCATATGGACTGGTGTCTATACAAATATCGCCACCTTGTTGAAAATGCATTTTTGAAAGTGAAAAAATATCGGGCCATTGCGACGAGATATGAAAAACTAGCCAGAAACTACCATTCGATGGTATCTCTGGCTTTTATTATGATGTGGTTACCGATGTATGCTGAATAA
- a CDS encoding DUF3325 domain-containing protein has product MIMLAGWLTNLLGFWLFALAMPRNRKWLIARKFSSKQEKVARNAGFALLLVSLWCVLRTSFIGDAIVIWCYMLTISALLITGIIAFKQQR; this is encoded by the coding sequence ATGATAATGCTGGCTGGCTGGCTTACCAATTTACTCGGCTTCTGGCTATTTGCTTTGGCGATGCCACGTAATCGCAAGTGGTTAATTGCCAGAAAATTCTCATCGAAGCAGGAAAAGGTAGCCCGGAACGCCGGATTTGCGCTGCTGCTGGTGTCGTTATGGTGTGTTCTGCGAACCTCCTTCATTGGCGACGCTATCGTGATTTGGTGTTACATGCTTACTATCAGCGCTCTTCTCATCACAGGAATTATTGCCTTTAAACAGCAACGATAA
- a CDS encoding PepSY-associated TM helix domain-containing protein, translating into MKKRFFDSMNWLHTWTGLILGWLLFAVFLTGTLAFFQYEITDWMQPEIIHPAQTTKAVGQAQAFLSQNANDSERWSITVPSQRESVTTLFWRDPNAGGRGFRRATLDGTGEEVAIRETRGGGFFYRFHFDLHYMPVLWARWLVGIASMCMLVAIVSGVIIHKRIFKDFFTFKPGKGMRSWLDAHTISSVLALPFHFMITYTGLVTLMLMYFTWSITLSQGDRGALFNALNGEPAPTQNAGEPAPVASLQAIFNDATARIDGAPISFISVTNPGDSGAMVELTEAPTQSLVSDYRKLTYSAATGEFISLTPVTFAAEQTRRTMINLHAGRFAGLQLRWLYFISGIVGTLMVATGLVLWLKKRKQTSTLHSGHRLVEVLNFGTLMGLPFAVAAYFAANRLLPLTIAERSDMEIHCFFAAWAFMLVYGLIRSKSRIWLEGAVITACAFFLLPIISVFTVDRHIGTYTIGPDNTLLYMDLAILFTAIGFSVMARYIYRSTLKKEVSLV; encoded by the coding sequence ATGAAAAAACGATTTTTCGATAGTATGAACTGGCTTCATACCTGGACAGGCTTAATTCTTGGCTGGTTACTTTTTGCGGTTTTTCTAACTGGCACGCTGGCGTTTTTTCAATATGAAATTACCGACTGGATGCAGCCGGAAATTATTCATCCTGCTCAAACTACCAAAGCAGTAGGACAAGCGCAGGCGTTTCTTTCACAAAACGCCAATGATTCTGAGCGCTGGTCAATCACTGTACCTTCGCAGCGCGAATCAGTGACAACTCTTTTTTGGCGAGACCCTAACGCAGGCGGTAGAGGATTTCGTCGCGCCACTTTAGACGGAACTGGCGAGGAAGTTGCCATTCGGGAGACCCGCGGCGGCGGATTTTTTTATCGCTTTCATTTCGACCTACATTACATGCCTGTTCTGTGGGCACGCTGGTTGGTAGGTATCGCGTCGATGTGCATGTTGGTTGCTATCGTCAGCGGCGTCATTATTCATAAAAGAATCTTTAAAGACTTTTTTACCTTTAAACCTGGCAAAGGCATGCGAAGCTGGCTTGACGCGCACACAATAAGCTCGGTTTTGGCGCTGCCGTTTCACTTTATGATCACGTATACCGGCCTGGTCACCTTAATGCTGATGTATTTTACCTGGTCCATTACGCTTAGCCAGGGCGATCGGGGGGCGCTGTTCAACGCCTTAAATGGCGAACCAGCGCCTACACAAAATGCCGGAGAGCCGGCGCCAGTTGCTTCTCTTCAGGCGATTTTTAACGACGCCACAGCACGTATCGACGGTGCGCCTATCTCTTTTATCAGTGTAACCAACCCTGGCGATAGCGGCGCAATGGTTGAATTAACAGAAGCGCCAACCCAATCGTTAGTGTCAGATTATCGCAAGCTAACGTATTCTGCAGCAACGGGCGAATTTATTTCTTTGACACCGGTAACCTTTGCCGCTGAGCAAACCCGAAGAACCATGATTAATCTTCATGCAGGACGTTTTGCCGGCCTACAGTTACGATGGCTTTATTTTATTTCTGGTATTGTCGGCACATTAATGGTCGCCACTGGCCTGGTACTGTGGCTAAAGAAACGTAAACAAACCAGCACATTACACAGCGGTCATCGCCTGGTTGAGGTACTAAATTTCGGTACCTTAATGGGATTGCCTTTTGCCGTAGCCGCCTATTTTGCCGCCAACCGCCTGTTACCGCTAACGATAGCCGAACGCTCTGATATGGAGATACACTGCTTTTTTGCCGCTTGGGCTTTTATGTTGGTTTACGGCCTGATCCGTTCGAAAAGCCGCATCTGGCTCGAAGGTGCTGTGATCACAGCGTGCGCGTTTTTTCTCTTACCGATAATTAGTGTATTTACCGTAGACCGCCACATTGGCACTTATACCATTGGCCCGGACAACACGCTTTTGTATATGGATCTGGCAATTCTGTTTACTGCCATCGGTTTTTCTGTAATGGCCCGTTATATTTATCGCAGCACCTTGAAAAAGGAGGTGTCACTTGTATAA
- a CDS encoding MFS transporter, with protein sequence MVSLSKWQRVSYASGAFAKSLQWNSTEFILLYYFAEIVGLGTMQAGLILFISFIWSGLLDICFARFFDNKNVNYQKVIAVSAPFCAFTFALLFLPISLPGNWLFSYYLAVTLLFRIGYTLVDIPHNAMLGSLSTNSYERTRLSASRIFFNSCAVLVFAFCAGHLLGLLENGSMQNLLIFLLIFSLFYLINIGVCVIPTWHLRAASPQVSSEQSFAVALKMLMQNKPFLILLLFTLISDALMSIFSKSSVYYASVVLGDDTKATSLIVGLAIGKIIAMPMFSRIAESVEKHQAMIFACLGKAVAIAIFWLWSPTTVSSAFTCYFIYGIFSGGLHMLVWSALPDTIEYGKHHFKTFNSALTFGVFHVVMRVGNGISFGLIALMLMMLDYPAGGENLVDNLIRAISILAGMGALLAPVILLFYPLSHAMHQELAQEKSTANSSIH encoded by the coding sequence GTGGTCAGCCTTAGCAAATGGCAACGAGTTTCTTACGCATCAGGTGCTTTTGCAAAAAGCCTTCAATGGAACTCTACCGAATTTATTCTGCTCTACTATTTTGCAGAAATTGTTGGTTTAGGAACCATGCAGGCGGGCTTAATTCTTTTTATATCTTTTATTTGGTCGGGGCTGCTGGATATTTGTTTCGCCCGCTTTTTTGATAATAAAAACGTTAATTACCAAAAGGTCATTGCCGTTTCTGCACCATTTTGCGCTTTTACTTTTGCTTTGCTGTTTTTGCCAATTTCTCTACCGGGTAACTGGCTATTTAGTTACTATCTGGCAGTCACTTTGCTGTTTAGAATCGGCTATACGCTGGTAGATATTCCTCACAATGCGATGCTCGGCTCCCTGTCGACTAACAGCTATGAGCGAACACGGTTATCTGCCAGCCGTATTTTCTTTAATTCCTGCGCAGTGTTGGTATTTGCTTTTTGTGCTGGCCATCTACTGGGTCTGCTGGAAAACGGAAGCATGCAGAACCTGCTGATCTTCTTACTTATTTTTTCTCTATTTTACTTAATCAACATTGGCGTCTGTGTAATACCAACATGGCATTTACGGGCAGCCTCGCCTCAAGTCAGTAGTGAGCAATCTTTTGCTGTAGCGCTAAAAATGCTGATGCAAAACAAGCCTTTTTTAATTTTGCTGCTCTTTACCCTTATTTCTGATGCGTTGATGTCCATTTTCTCGAAATCTTCAGTGTATTACGCCAGTGTAGTGCTAGGGGATGACACTAAAGCAACCAGTTTAATCGTTGGCTTGGCCATAGGTAAGATTATCGCCATGCCGATGTTTTCCCGGATTGCCGAAAGTGTTGAAAAGCATCAGGCTATGATTTTTGCTTGTTTGGGAAAAGCAGTTGCCATCGCCATTTTCTGGTTATGGTCTCCAACTACTGTGTCATCTGCATTTACCTGTTACTTTATATACGGAATTTTCTCTGGCGGTTTACATATGCTGGTATGGTCGGCACTTCCAGATACCATTGAGTATGGCAAACATCATTTCAAAACTTTTAATAGTGCTCTTACCTTCGGCGTATTTCATGTTGTCATGCGAGTAGGTAACGGCATCAGTTTTGGTTTAATTGCGTTGATGCTAATGATGCTGGACTATCCTGCAGGCGGCGAAAATCTTGTGGATAACTTAATTCGAGCTATCAGTATACTTGCGGGTATGGGCGCACTTCTAGCGCCGGTCATCTTGCTTTTTTATCCGCTTAGCCATGCTATGCATCAAGAGTTGGCGCAAGAAAAATCTACCGCAAACTCATCTATCCACTAA
- a CDS encoding LysR family transcriptional regulator, with protein MRFLLSRHLSQFIAIYDLGSLRAASSILGLTQPALSKSLHQFENLLDVVLFDRTGGKLTPTPFADILRMRANIILKEAEFTAREIEVIKDNFYKPMAASAGPVWLAEILPMVLPALYQAYPKFQMGIKLEGAGTSLSKIQSGDLDMYFGFIPESVEQKGLAVISLLNLRMTVYARRHHPIHQESPGRQLEMAGEYPWAGFGLGDGIENTVVKRASRFKGFTYGIESLLGLAKLAQQTDHIVISVDAVAETFADHDIVEVKGVDLDKYLMSGVVCRASLLNFSPVKFLIEEIRKRYSSH; from the coding sequence ATGCGCTTTTTGTTATCCCGACATTTGTCTCAGTTTATTGCTATTTACGATTTAGGCAGTTTACGTGCGGCGTCCAGCATCCTTGGGCTGACTCAACCCGCACTGTCGAAAAGTTTACATCAGTTCGAAAATCTGCTGGATGTCGTGTTGTTTGACAGAACTGGCGGCAAGCTCACACCTACACCTTTTGCTGATATTTTACGTATGCGGGCGAATATCATTCTTAAAGAAGCCGAATTTACTGCTCGGGAAATAGAGGTAATAAAAGACAACTTCTACAAACCTATGGCAGCAAGCGCTGGTCCGGTATGGCTGGCGGAGATTTTACCCATGGTGTTGCCGGCGCTGTACCAGGCTTACCCTAAGTTTCAGATGGGGATCAAGCTGGAAGGGGCTGGCACATCTCTGAGTAAAATTCAGTCGGGCGATCTGGATATGTACTTTGGTTTCATTCCCGAATCTGTCGAACAAAAGGGACTTGCGGTGATCTCGCTACTTAATCTGCGCATGACAGTTTATGCCAGACGACACCATCCCATTCACCAGGAATCGCCCGGCAGACAACTGGAAATGGCAGGTGAATATCCTTGGGCAGGCTTTGGGCTGGGTGACGGTATTGAAAATACGGTGGTAAAAAGAGCCTCCCGTTTCAAGGGTTTTACCTATGGAATTGAATCGTTGCTTGGCCTGGCAAAGCTTGCTCAACAGACAGATCATATTGTAATTTCTGTAGACGCCGTGGCAGAGACATTTGCAGATCACGATATTGTTGAAGTGAAAGGTGTAGATTTAGACAAATATTTGATGTCTGGGGTGGTGTGCCGCGCCAGTCTACTAAATTTTTCTCCGGTAAAATTTTTAATAGAAGAAATCAGAAAACGCTACTCTTCACACTAA
- a CDS encoding TonB-dependent receptor — protein sequence MTMITTPLIRNTLAVTIAAILSAPAQAQNEEAADQDIEVIAVTGIRKSLSEAIGIKKQSATIVDAISAEDVGKFPDINVAESLQRVTGVQINRSRGEGSSISIRGLPSDFVLVRMNNVTLPNALSDGDTSRSFNFSSLPSEFVSTLEVHKTPTASLEEGGLAGTVVIRTPRPFDYTERQLSLSVQGSKESNADKIGPRVTGFYSDVFGDGSFGITAGLSYMERNSGTQSFENFGYSTFSEQDGFTSGSQQFGAFTADGIADPQICNGTVESKSLCSGQDFNGNGVLDDSNVAIPYITFHNLYDEKRTRTSALLSAQWAATDNLEFTVDTFYTDYEVDSARAEFLAFPYLSLGPFYPDESEIQNIGGRDVLTTFRVDNVDTRAGNRIEARAGDTWSVTAGGQWIKDEWTVNGQINRSRSSQLTDNLNIVNSTLVDLLLQSEVGDAVTTTTYVNGTDEGVLNPENYRLVGINGAYDQKASEDLLDIKLDASRYTDWDYVTRVSGGVQYADREKIGQNAQLNMSVDQIESLYGEQPSVPLFEDVGMTGTSSAAFLLNPVSPLNGAFLEDYPGLIQERLAIDTRRMLSEFSKAQLIAAGSYRVDPTQSEDVSEKAMNAFVQADFESADGKMSGNVGVRFTRTEQISRGAGADLSKITLNPNGGLTTVEPLGIIDVENTYSEWLPSLNVRYSITDDVIARLGLSRTIARPRFTDISPVTQANVEAASITGGNPSLDPFKSNNLDLTLEYYYDDTDMVAMTLFYKDIVSLIRSGNESLTLPVRNALTGEIFTAQFIDRSPTNGEGAKVKGVELAFQNSFDSLPGILSNTGVNANYTLIDNSDPEAITAASKHNFNLGGYYEDEMFGARISYTWRDSFLSQLVAYGGVGAETQAYGTLDASFNYNISDAYTFVLEGVNLLDETAEVKFTDGLPYQVIDNGRRLFVGLRATF from the coding sequence ATGACAATGATAACCACCCCACTTATTAGAAACACTTTAGCCGTCACCATTGCCGCCATTTTGTCTGCGCCAGCCCAAGCCCAGAATGAAGAAGCAGCAGATCAGGACATCGAGGTTATTGCAGTCACTGGTATACGCAAAAGCCTTTCGGAAGCCATTGGAATTAAAAAGCAATCCGCCACCATCGTCGACGCGATTTCTGCCGAAGATGTGGGTAAGTTTCCTGATATAAACGTGGCCGAATCGCTGCAGCGCGTTACCGGCGTGCAGATTAACCGATCACGAGGAGAAGGCTCTTCTATCAGCATTCGAGGGCTGCCTTCAGACTTTGTGCTGGTGCGGATGAACAATGTTACACTTCCCAACGCGTTGAGCGATGGCGATACCAGTCGCAGTTTTAATTTCTCATCTCTCCCCAGCGAGTTTGTCAGCACACTTGAAGTGCATAAAACGCCTACCGCCTCACTTGAAGAAGGCGGGCTTGCCGGCACAGTGGTGATCCGAACGCCGCGCCCTTTTGATTACACGGAGCGCCAGCTTTCACTGTCGGTTCAAGGCAGTAAAGAATCTAACGCTGATAAGATTGGACCGCGAGTCACTGGCTTCTATTCCGATGTTTTCGGCGATGGTTCTTTCGGTATTACAGCGGGATTGTCTTACATGGAGCGAAACTCGGGCACGCAGAGTTTCGAAAATTTCGGTTACAGCACCTTTTCAGAACAGGATGGCTTTACCAGCGGCTCGCAACAATTTGGTGCTTTTACCGCTGACGGCATTGCCGATCCCCAAATTTGTAACGGGACGGTAGAATCCAAATCCCTTTGTAGCGGCCAGGACTTTAACGGTAATGGCGTTCTTGACGACAGTAACGTGGCTATTCCCTACATCACGTTTCATAATCTGTACGACGAAAAACGTACCCGAACCAGCGCTTTACTAAGCGCGCAGTGGGCCGCAACGGATAACCTTGAATTCACTGTAGATACCTTCTATACCGATTACGAAGTCGATAGTGCTCGGGCAGAGTTTCTGGCGTTTCCCTATCTCTCACTGGGGCCCTTTTATCCTGATGAATCAGAGATTCAGAATATCGGTGGGCGCGATGTTCTCACCACTTTCCGCGTAGATAACGTAGATACCCGGGCAGGAAATCGTATTGAAGCGCGAGCCGGAGACACTTGGTCTGTCACCGCAGGCGGGCAATGGATAAAGGATGAATGGACAGTAAATGGGCAGATAAACCGCTCTCGCTCCAGTCAGTTAACGGATAATCTAAATATCGTCAACAGTACGTTGGTAGACTTGCTGCTACAGTCTGAAGTAGGGGACGCGGTTACCACTACAACGTATGTAAATGGTACTGATGAAGGTGTGCTTAACCCGGAGAATTATCGTCTGGTTGGTATAAATGGCGCTTACGATCAAAAAGCTTCGGAAGACCTGCTGGATATAAAACTGGATGCCTCGCGCTACACCGATTGGGACTACGTCACGCGGGTAAGCGGTGGTGTACAGTATGCAGACCGGGAGAAGATAGGCCAAAATGCCCAACTTAATATGTCGGTTGACCAAATAGAATCGCTCTACGGTGAACAACCTTCAGTGCCCCTGTTTGAAGACGTGGGAATGACAGGTACATCATCTGCTGCGTTTTTGCTTAACCCGGTGTCACCGCTAAATGGGGCCTTTTTAGAAGATTACCCCGGCTTGATCCAGGAACGGCTGGCTATCGATACCCGGCGTATGCTTAGCGAATTCAGTAAGGCGCAGCTTATTGCTGCAGGTTCCTATCGTGTTGATCCCACGCAGTCAGAAGACGTTTCTGAAAAAGCGATGAATGCCTTTGTACAGGCGGACTTTGAGAGTGCTGACGGCAAAATGTCTGGGAATGTCGGCGTGCGTTTTACCCGTACTGAACAGATTTCCCGTGGTGCAGGCGCAGATCTTAGCAAAATAACGTTGAATCCTAATGGCGGCCTCACTACTGTTGAACCGTTAGGAATTATTGACGTGGAAAATACCTACAGCGAGTGGCTGCCCAGCCTGAACGTGCGTTACAGCATTACCGATGATGTTATCGCCCGCCTTGGCCTTAGCAGAACCATCGCTCGCCCCCGATTTACCGATATTTCACCGGTCACACAGGCTAACGTAGAGGCAGCCAGCATTACTGGCGGCAATCCAAGCCTGGACCCTTTCAAGTCGAACAATCTGGATTTGACGCTGGAATACTACTACGACGATACGGATATGGTAGCCATGACCTTGTTCTATAAAGATATCGTGTCACTTATTCGTAGCGGGAATGAATCGCTTACGTTGCCAGTGCGTAACGCGCTGACTGGCGAAATTTTTACCGCGCAGTTTATTGATCGCAGTCCAACTAATGGTGAAGGAGCAAAAGTAAAAGGGGTGGAACTGGCTTTTCAAAATAGCTTCGACAGCTTACCGGGAATTTTAAGTAACACCGGCGTAAATGCCAACTATACCTTGATTGATAACAGTGACCCAGAAGCCATCACTGCCGCTTCAAAGCACAATTTCAACCTGGGTGGCTACTACGAAGATGAAATGTTCGGCGCTCGCATTTCCTATACCTGGCGCGATAGTTTTCTTTCCCAGCTTGTCGCTTACGGCGGCGTAGGTGCAGAAACACAAGCCTACGGCACCTTGGATGCCAGCTTTAATTACAACATTAGCGACGCTTACACCTTTGTGCTGGAAGGGGTAAACCTTTTGGATGAAACCGCAGAAGTTAAATTTACTGATGGCTTACCCTATCAGGTTATTGATAATGGTCGCCGGTTGTTCGTCGGCCTTCGCGCAACCTTTTAA
- a CDS encoding RICIN domain-containing protein produces MTYRYPFSYFNLKNIKRFTQTLCCTLALSAPAQFADAQEYVRTDGTRIVDENGEELFLSGINLGNWLVWEGYLMMGDFNFRTHTQFFNELSSAFGSSDKAAEFEYQWRLNYVDEKAIADLKALGFNSVRVPFNYNLFWWNGELRDNGFEYFDRVIEWCRKYDMYVLLDMHGAPGYQNPGDHADNVNSNANQPRGSVAFWDDNNVQIAATIWRHIAERYKNEPVVWGYDLTNEPVPQAGREFELLPSYVTIRNAIREVDTNHILVAEGNWWGSDLTKIDWNNAQTQAETGINYQWDDKLVYQIHHYGPVADTVGRETITNNLNIPLIIGEYGETDEQNLLAITNWAKENLAGYFPWSFKKMSHDKTLWTIPPNDAYEQVKSYIKNGGNPPTHLYDAMISFAQNNIRNGHSSHIWHQGFYDGVKPSASATNCATAYAHPVPGRIEAESFCENQGVELETTSDTGGGQNIGFIDGGDHTAYNVNIANSGTYTFSVRVASLDTSGLIDVQLDGNNVASFTTPVTSGWQTFETISTVASLPAGEHTLRLDFPAGGFNLNWINIAASNTSGELQRGTYYITNIASGKALDVADAATSDGANVQLWDYFYASNQQWLVEPITDNMFELKNLNSNACLDADNGSDNVHQWSCFGSSNQRWYVEADASGFFTIRSAANNEALEVANGTTANGGNVRTYPANGSAAQQWRFHAAL; encoded by the coding sequence ATGACTTATCGTTACCCCTTTTCGTACTTTAACCTCAAAAATATCAAGAGATTCACTCAAACCCTCTGCTGTACGCTTGCGTTATCAGCGCCTGCCCAGTTTGCGGACGCTCAAGAGTATGTGCGTACCGACGGCACCAGGATTGTCGATGAAAATGGCGAAGAACTTTTTCTCAGTGGTATCAATCTGGGCAATTGGCTGGTTTGGGAAGGTTACCTGATGATGGGAGATTTTAATTTCAGAACCCATACCCAGTTTTTTAATGAACTATCTTCAGCGTTTGGCAGTTCTGACAAAGCCGCGGAATTTGAATATCAATGGCGGTTAAATTACGTCGATGAAAAAGCCATAGCTGATCTTAAAGCGCTGGGGTTCAATTCGGTACGGGTGCCCTTTAATTACAATTTATTCTGGTGGAACGGCGAGCTTCGCGACAACGGCTTTGAGTATTTCGATAGAGTCATAGAATGGTGTCGCAAGTACGATATGTATGTGCTTTTGGATATGCATGGTGCGCCGGGCTATCAGAATCCCGGTGATCATGCCGATAATGTGAATTCCAATGCCAACCAGCCCAGAGGCTCCGTTGCCTTCTGGGATGACAATAATGTTCAAATTGCCGCTACAATTTGGCGCCATATTGCAGAACGCTACAAAAACGAGCCTGTCGTCTGGGGATACGATCTCACTAACGAACCTGTTCCGCAGGCGGGCCGCGAGTTTGAATTATTGCCGTCGTACGTCACTATACGCAATGCCATACGTGAGGTAGACACCAATCATATTCTGGTGGCCGAAGGCAACTGGTGGGGTTCAGATTTAACTAAAATCGACTGGAATAATGCGCAAACGCAGGCCGAAACAGGAATCAACTATCAATGGGACGATAAGCTGGTTTACCAGATTCACCACTATGGCCCAGTGGCGGATACCGTAGGGCGGGAAACCATCACCAACAACCTGAACATCCCGTTGATTATTGGCGAATATGGCGAGACGGATGAACAGAATCTGTTAGCTATCACCAACTGGGCGAAAGAGAATCTGGCGGGTTACTTTCCCTGGTCTTTTAAAAAGATGTCACACGACAAAACCCTGTGGACTATTCCACCAAATGACGCCTACGAACAGGTGAAATCTTATATTAAAAACGGTGGCAACCCGCCTACTCACCTTTATGACGCAATGATCAGCTTTGCGCAAAACAACATTCGCAACGGCCACAGCAGCCATATTTGGCATCAAGGCTTTTACGATGGTGTGAAACCAAGCGCTTCTGCAACCAATTGCGCCACTGCTTATGCCCACCCCGTACCCGGCAGGATTGAGGCGGAATCTTTTTGTGAGAATCAGGGCGTGGAGCTGGAAACCACCAGCGACACTGGTGGCGGCCAGAACATTGGCTTTATCGACGGCGGCGATCACACCGCCTATAACGTTAATATTGCAAATAGCGGCACCTATACATTCAGCGTGCGCGTTGCTTCGCTGGATACTTCCGGTCTTATCGACGTTCAGTTGGATGGCAACAACGTCGCCAGTTTCACCACACCTGTAACCTCGGGTTGGCAAACTTTTGAGACTATCTCCACTGTGGCTAGCCTTCCTGCCGGTGAACACACGCTGCGGCTAGATTTTCCCGCAGGTGGCTTTAACCTCAATTGGATTAATATTGCTGCAAGCAACACCAGTGGCGAGCTTCAGCGTGGAACCTATTACATTACCAACATTGCCAGTGGCAAGGCCTTAGATGTGGCCGATGCTGCAACATCAGATGGTGCCAACGTACAGCTGTGGGATTACTTTTACGCCAGCAACCAGCAATGGCTGGTAGAGCCAATCACCGACAATATGTTCGAGCTGAAAAACCTAAACAGTAATGCGTGTCTGGATGCTGATAACGGTAGTGATAATGTCCATCAATGGAGCTGCTTTGGAAGTAGTAACCAGCGCTGGTATGTTGAAGCAGATGCTTCTGGCTTTTTCACCATTCGCTCTGCAGCTAACAATGAGGCATTAGAAGTGGCTAACGGCACCACGGCAAACGGCGGCAATGTCAGAACCTATCCAGCTAATGGGAGCGCAGCTCAGCAGTGGCGCTTTCACGCAGCTTTGTAG